The following proteins are co-located in the Sulfurospirillum deleyianum DSM 6946 genome:
- the aroA gene encoding 3-phosphoshikimate 1-carboxyvinyltransferase, which produces MKTLHVKPKGDFAFATDKIASDKSISHRCAIFSLLSDQPSLIQNYLLAEDTLCTLKIVEALGVTIQTHEEKGVFTITPPIKVGEPPLILDCGNSGTAMRLLMGFLATCEGFFVLHGDKYLASRPMRRVADPLRSIGAHIDGRNDGNFAPLGIRGEKLNAFHYESKIASAQVKSALILAALQANGISTFCEPELSRDHSERMLRGMGAKVISEGLHVSIYPQEKPLQPLNIRVPSDPSSGFFFAVAAAIHEGCMVTLHNMLLNPTRIEAYKVLARMGAEVSFIEKESQYESVGDIVIKGKSLQGVEVSENISWLIDELPALSIAFACAKGKSVVKNAEELRVKESDRISSVVKNLRLCHIEVQEFADGYEVEGGMLQSATINSFGDHRIAMSFAIAGTKTAMCIEDIECINTSFPNFIELLSQIGNIEL; this is translated from the coding sequence ATGAAAACCTTACATGTAAAACCAAAAGGAGACTTTGCTTTTGCAACGGATAAGATTGCTAGTGATAAGTCAATTTCGCATCGGTGTGCTATTTTTTCACTCTTAAGTGACCAACCTTCTTTGATTCAAAACTATCTTTTAGCAGAAGATACGCTCTGTACCCTTAAGATTGTGGAGGCTTTAGGTGTGACGATTCAGACGCATGAAGAGAAGGGTGTGTTTACCATTACGCCTCCAATAAAAGTAGGTGAACCACCGTTGATTTTGGATTGTGGGAACTCTGGTACGGCGATGCGACTGCTTATGGGGTTTTTAGCAACCTGTGAAGGTTTTTTTGTTTTACATGGAGATAAATATTTAGCTAGTCGTCCAATGCGACGTGTTGCGGATCCTTTGCGCAGTATTGGAGCGCATATTGATGGAAGAAATGACGGCAATTTTGCACCTTTAGGTATTCGAGGAGAAAAACTCAATGCTTTTCATTATGAAAGTAAAATTGCTTCTGCTCAGGTGAAAAGTGCTCTGATTTTGGCCGCACTTCAAGCCAATGGCATTTCAACATTTTGTGAACCCGAGTTGAGTCGAGATCACAGTGAGCGAATGCTTCGGGGTATGGGAGCAAAAGTGATTTCAGAAGGGTTACATGTAAGCATTTATCCTCAAGAAAAACCACTTCAGCCTTTAAATATACGTGTACCAAGTGACCCTTCGAGTGGCTTCTTTTTTGCCGTGGCCGCAGCCATTCATGAAGGATGTATGGTTACTTTACACAACATGCTCCTAAATCCCACACGTATTGAAGCCTATAAAGTACTTGCACGTATGGGCGCAGAGGTCTCTTTTATCGAAAAAGAGAGTCAGTATGAGAGTGTGGGAGATATTGTAATCAAGGGAAAATCATTACAGGGGGTTGAGGTCAGTGAAAATATTTCGTGGCTCATTGATGAACTTCCCGCCCTTTCCATTGCATTTGCCTGCGCTAAAGGAAAAAGCGTGGTTAAAAATGCTGAAGAATTACGTGTTAAAGAGAGCGATAGAATTTCAAGTGTGGTTAAAAATCTTCGATTATGTCATATTGAAGTTCAAGAATTTGCAGACGGTTACGAGGTAGAAGGTGGTATGCTTCAAAGTGCTACGATTAATAGCTTTGGAGACCATAGAATTGCGATGAGTTTTGCGATAGCAGGGACAAAAACAGCGATGTGTATTGAAGATATTGAGTGTATTAATACCTCTTTCCCCAATTTTATTGAGCTTCTCTCTCAGATAGGAAACATTGAGCTATGA